Proteins found in one Campylobacter concisus genomic segment:
- a CDS encoding tetratricopeptide repeat protein, whose amino-acid sequence MKKFIIFVFSVLLFWGCSLDQISQNFGLSEPPLDPEVEQIADAIYLYNEGNYPKACKRFYDYAKDGNVLAMQQTGICFRDGKGFSKDILRALFWFETAGRYGNIDGLRSAGYIYEYGLGVNKNLEKAIYFYEKATSLGSSEASYDLGLIYLGKNDYKKARIYLDEACFKGKEEACTKLKEMKF is encoded by the coding sequence ATGAAAAAATTTATCATTTTTGTGTTTAGTGTTTTGCTATTTTGGGGATGTTCATTAGATCAAATTTCACAAAATTTTGGCCTTAGCGAGCCACCACTTGATCCAGAGGTCGAACAAATAGCAGATGCTATATATCTATACAATGAAGGTAACTATCCAAAAGCTTGCAAGAGATTTTACGACTACGCAAAAGATGGAAATGTTCTAGCCATGCAGCAAACTGGCATTTGCTTTCGTGACGGCAAAGGCTTTAGCAAGGATATCTTAAGGGCACTTTTTTGGTTTGAGACAGCTGGCAGATACGGCAACATAGACGGACTAAGAAGTGCTGGATATATATACGAATACGGCCTTGGGGTCAATAAAAATTTAGAAAAAGCGATATATTTTTATGAAAAAGCTACAAGCCTTGGCTCAAGCGAGGCTAGCTACGATCTAGGGCTTATCTATCTAGGCAAAAATGACTATAAAAAAGCTAGAATTTATCTTGATGAGGCTTGCTTTAAAGGCAAAGAAGAAGCCTGCACAAAGCTAAAAGAGATGAAATTTTAG
- a CDS encoding type II secretion system protein: MDHNALLIQLGYNVNETTTAQMCRILNNTDGLLPKSIIELNDHLKPHLCFVAMSGSEDRLKIKNVATVNEIKERVDEIIKNWANKYKMELKKINETTYYVIGKIRD, from the coding sequence ATGGATCATAATGCACTTTTAATCCAGCTTGGCTATAACGTCAATGAAACGACCACTGCTCAAATGTGTAGAATTTTAAACAATACTGATGGTCTTTTGCCAAAGAGCATAATTGAACTAAATGATCATTTAAAGCCACACCTTTGTTTTGTGGCGATGAGTGGAAGTGAAGATAGACTAAAGATAAAAAATGTAGCTACCGTTAATGAAATAAAAGAGCGAGTTGATGAAATCATAAAAAACTGGGCTAATAAATATAAAATGGAGCTAAAAAAGATAAATGAAACAACTTACTATGTAATTGGAAAGATAAGGGACTGA
- a CDS encoding dihydrolipoyl dehydrogenase family protein — translation MKYDIVIIGFGKAGKTLAVKAAALGKKVALVERSPKMYGGTCINVGCIPTKRLITAAKEAKFVNNSVESEYYTLSVENKNKLISALNAKNYAMLNDKENIDVIDGIGSFASENSVLVTTPSGEKKIIEGDFIIINSGSKEADTPFEVVSSNVFSSQTLLDLKNLPKHFVIIGSGFIGIEFASMFANFGSKVTIVGRSKLLKNEDDDIANSVKEALRVQGVEILEGCEIGCIKENVLNFKQNGEQRCLRADAFLIALGRVANVDDLNLKAAGVELNEKGFIKTNENLQTNVPNIYAVGDVRGGELFTYTSLDDFRIVYSQIFGDKKRNTKNRSIHANVLFTDTPLARVGVNAKEASKFGLNFKELKLSMATVPGAKVLNHDVGMLKAIVDAQSGEILGASFHCIYANELINEIAIAMNLKANANFFKNQIFTHPSISEALNDLFGQF, via the coding sequence ATGAAATATGATATTGTAATTATTGGTTTTGGAAAAGCTGGCAAAACGCTAGCGGTTAAAGCTGCCGCACTTGGCAAAAAAGTAGCTCTTGTAGAGAGATCACCAAAGATGTATGGAGGTACTTGCATAAATGTTGGCTGCATACCAACCAAGCGTCTAATAACAGCCGCTAAAGAGGCAAAATTTGTAAATAATAGTGTTGAAAGCGAATATTACACGCTTAGTGTGGAAAATAAAAATAAACTAATCTCAGCTTTGAATGCTAAAAACTACGCAATGCTAAATGATAAAGAAAATATAGATGTGATCGATGGTATTGGCTCATTTGCTAGTGAAAATAGCGTACTTGTAACAACGCCAAGTGGTGAGAAAAAGATAATAGAGGGCGATTTTATTATCATAAATAGTGGCTCAAAAGAGGCAGATACTCCTTTTGAGGTTGTAAGCTCAAATGTATTTTCAAGCCAAACTTTGCTTGATCTAAAAAATTTACCAAAGCATTTTGTCATTATCGGTAGTGGTTTTATCGGTATAGAGTTTGCATCAATGTTTGCAAATTTTGGCTCAAAAGTGACTATCGTAGGGCGTTCAAAACTACTTAAAAACGAAGATGATGATATAGCTAATAGCGTAAAAGAAGCTCTTAGAGTCCAAGGCGTTGAAATTTTAGAGGGTTGCGAGATAGGGTGCATTAAAGAAAATGTATTAAATTTCAAGCAAAATGGCGAGCAAAGATGTCTTAGAGCTGATGCATTTTTGATCGCACTTGGCAGAGTAGCAAATGTAGATGATTTAAATTTAAAAGCTGCTGGAGTTGAGCTAAATGAAAAAGGTTTTATAAAGACAAATGAAAACCTTCAAACAAATGTACCAAACATCTATGCGGTAGGCGACGTGCGCGGCGGAGAGCTTTTTACTTATACGAGCTTGGATGATTTTAGGATAGTTTATTCACAAATTTTTGGTGATAAAAAGAGAAATACTAAAAATAGAAGTATTCACGCAAATGTGCTATTTACCGACACTCCGCTAGCAAGAGTTGGAGTAAATGCAAAAGAGGCTAGTAAATTTGGGCTAAATTTTAAAGAGCTAAAGCTTAGCATGGCAACAGTACCAGGCGCAAAAGTACTAAATCACGATGTAGGCATGCTAAAAGCTATCGTTGATGCACAAAGTGGAGAAATTTTGGGTGCTAGCTTTCACTGCATCTATGCAAATGAGCTGATAAATGAAATTGCAATTGCTATGAATTTAAAAGCAAATGCAAATTTCTTTAAAAATCAAATTTTCACTCATCCAAGTATCAGTGAAGCACTAAATGACTTATTTGGACAATTTTAA